The Mastacembelus armatus chromosome 9, fMasArm1.2, whole genome shotgun sequence genome contains a region encoding:
- the ccn1l2 gene encoding cellular communication network factor 1, like 2 isoform X1, producing MFSPVTLQHLISTLFVLINAAVMTAEGECPIMCSCAALPPLCPPGVSWVTNHCGCCKVCAKQFNEDCSDAEPCDHIKGLRCHLGAGGDPKRGLCRAEAQGMPCEFSGRVYQHAEDFQPNCQHQCTCMDGVVGCMTLCPQEVPLPDWRCSRPRLIRPESGCCEEWVCEDNNHISVEPDELTHTFLPDSQPFPNHITALLEAQSQHRHPALSRGATFREMASFPMSEVLVKPSCFPQTTEWTTCSTTCGMGISSRITNNNPDCRLVRESRLCQVRQCELQLLVATKKGKKCLRSVRPQEPVSITFAGCSTAQRYRPRSCGTCTDGRCCIPSLSRTVQLRFHCPDGEAFYRNVMWIQRCSCSTRCLIHSRLSSPSVSLHNDTHTFRH from the exons ATGTTTAGCCCTGTTACTTTGCAACACCTAATTTCCACCCTGTTTGTGCTCATTAATGCTGCAGTTATG ACTGCAGAGGGTGAGTGCCCAATTATGTGCTCCTGTGCCGCCTTACCCCCGCTGTGCCCACCGGGGGTCAGCTGGGTGACCAACCACTGTGGCTGCTGTAAAGTTTGTGCTAAGCAGTTCAATGAGGACTGCAGTGACGCTGAACCTTGTGATCACATCAAGGGGCTACGCTGCCATCTGGGGGCTGGAGGAGATCCCAAGAGGGGATTGTGTCGGG ctGAGGCCCAGGGTATGCCCTGTGAGTTCAGTGGGCGGGTGTACCAGCACGCTGAGGACTTTCAGCCCAACTGCCAACACCAGTGCACTTGTATGGATGGGGTGGTTGGCTGCATGACCCTTTGTCCCCAAGAAGTACCACTGCCTGACTGGCGTTGCTCACGGCCCCGACTCATCCGGCCTGAGAGTGGCTGCTGTGAGGAGTGGGTGTGTGAAGACAACAACCACATCAGTGTAGAGCCAGATGAACTGACACACACCTTCCTACCAGACAGCCAACCCTTTCCTAACCACATCACTGCCCTGTTGGAGGCCCAGTCACAGCATCGGCACCCAGCTCTGAGCAGAGGGGCCACATTCAGAG AGATGGCGTCCTTCCCCATGTCGGAGGTATTAGTCAAACCCAGCTGCTTCCCACAAACCACTGAGTGGACCACATGTTCCACCACATGTGGGATGGGCATTTCAAGTCGCATTACCAATAACAACCCTGACTGTCGGCTGGTCAGAGAATCCAGGCTGTGCCAGGTCCGACAATGTGAGCTGCAGCTTCTTGTAGCTACCAAG AAGGGGAAGAAGTGTCTACGATCTGTCCGCCCCCAAGAACCAGTCAGCATCACCTTTGCTGGATGCTCAACAGCACAGCGATACCGCCCTCGTAGTTGTGGGACTTGCACTGATGGCCGCTGCTGCATACCCTCTCTCTCCCGCACCGTTCAGCTCCGCTTCCACTGCCCTGATGGAGAGGCCTTCTACAGAAACGTCATGTGGATCCAGCGCTGCAGCTGCAGTACAAGATGTCTTATCCACAGCAGACTCTCTAGCCCCTCAGTCAGCCTCCACAATGATACCCATACCTTCAGGCACTGA
- the ccn1l2 gene encoding cellular communication network factor 1, like 2 isoform X2, translating to MCSCAALPPLCPPGVSWVTNHCGCCKVCAKQFNEDCSDAEPCDHIKGLRCHLGAGGDPKRGLCRAEAQGMPCEFSGRVYQHAEDFQPNCQHQCTCMDGVVGCMTLCPQEVPLPDWRCSRPRLIRPESGCCEEWVCEDNNHISVEPDELTHTFLPDSQPFPNHITALLEAQSQHRHPALSRGATFREMASFPMSEVLVKPSCFPQTTEWTTCSTTCGMGISSRITNNNPDCRLVRESRLCQVRQCELQLLVATKKGKKCLRSVRPQEPVSITFAGCSTAQRYRPRSCGTCTDGRCCIPSLSRTVQLRFHCPDGEAFYRNVMWIQRCSCSTRCLIHSRLSSPSVSLHNDTHTFRH from the exons ATGTGCTCCTGTGCCGCCTTACCCCCGCTGTGCCCACCGGGGGTCAGCTGGGTGACCAACCACTGTGGCTGCTGTAAAGTTTGTGCTAAGCAGTTCAATGAGGACTGCAGTGACGCTGAACCTTGTGATCACATCAAGGGGCTACGCTGCCATCTGGGGGCTGGAGGAGATCCCAAGAGGGGATTGTGTCGGG ctGAGGCCCAGGGTATGCCCTGTGAGTTCAGTGGGCGGGTGTACCAGCACGCTGAGGACTTTCAGCCCAACTGCCAACACCAGTGCACTTGTATGGATGGGGTGGTTGGCTGCATGACCCTTTGTCCCCAAGAAGTACCACTGCCTGACTGGCGTTGCTCACGGCCCCGACTCATCCGGCCTGAGAGTGGCTGCTGTGAGGAGTGGGTGTGTGAAGACAACAACCACATCAGTGTAGAGCCAGATGAACTGACACACACCTTCCTACCAGACAGCCAACCCTTTCCTAACCACATCACTGCCCTGTTGGAGGCCCAGTCACAGCATCGGCACCCAGCTCTGAGCAGAGGGGCCACATTCAGAG AGATGGCGTCCTTCCCCATGTCGGAGGTATTAGTCAAACCCAGCTGCTTCCCACAAACCACTGAGTGGACCACATGTTCCACCACATGTGGGATGGGCATTTCAAGTCGCATTACCAATAACAACCCTGACTGTCGGCTGGTCAGAGAATCCAGGCTGTGCCAGGTCCGACAATGTGAGCTGCAGCTTCTTGTAGCTACCAAG AAGGGGAAGAAGTGTCTACGATCTGTCCGCCCCCAAGAACCAGTCAGCATCACCTTTGCTGGATGCTCAACAGCACAGCGATACCGCCCTCGTAGTTGTGGGACTTGCACTGATGGCCGCTGCTGCATACCCTCTCTCTCCCGCACCGTTCAGCTCCGCTTCCACTGCCCTGATGGAGAGGCCTTCTACAGAAACGTCATGTGGATCCAGCGCTGCAGCTGCAGTACAAGATGTCTTATCCACAGCAGACTCTCTAGCCCCTCAGTCAGCCTCCACAATGATACCCATACCTTCAGGCACTGA
- the LOC113139392 gene encoding endosomal/lysosomal potassium channel TMEM175-like, whose protein sequence is MGDSDIIEHHVDADMEKKGASSSVLESVSPSDREGHSSTQSSHRLLAYSDALISIIATVMILPVAHTKVEDNEELTESVHLLLTTKIAVYLMTFLIGTVAWAAHIRLFQVIVRIDDCLALLNLPCMMLITFLPYTFSLMATFPKNILGLLLFCGCVMVIGVIQSVIVLYAFNDTMTKSPADRSLSPSSSSFWTSEIS, encoded by the exons ATGGGGGACAGCGACATCATAGAGCACCACGTCGACGCGGACATGGAGAAGAAAGGAGCGTCCTCCTCGGTCCTGGAGAGCGTGAGTCCGTCCGACAGAGAGGGCCACAGCAGCACCCAGTCCTCCCACAGACTGCTGGCCTACAGCGATGCTCTCATCTCCATCATCGCCACTGTCATG atTTTACCTGTTGCCCATACAAAAGTGGAAGATAATGAG GAGCTGACGGAGAGTGTTCATCTTCTGCTAACAACAAAAATCGCTGTTTATTTAATGACGTTCCTCATTGGGACTGTTGCCTGGGCTGCACATATCAG GTTGTTTCAGGTGATTGTACGCATTGATGATTGCCTTGCCTTGCTGAACCTT CCCTGTATGATGCTGATAACCTTCCTACCATACACA ttctCACTGATGGCAACTTTCCCTAAAAACATCCTCGGGCTTTTACTCttctgtgggtgtgtgatgGTGATCGGCGTCATTCAG TCGGTGATTGTGTTGTACGCCTTCAATGACACAATGACAAAGTCCCCAGCAGACAGATCCttgtcaccatcatcatcatcattctggACATCTGAAATCTCATAG